The nucleotide window tttatgttttgtatttaacattttatatctcACTTTATTTAGCATTTCTTTTGAACATTTGCTGATGTTCTACTAAATATCTAATCCTATTTGTCACATTACtcttagtgttttatttataatcacatttgatgtttttttgccTCCCTAATGAACATGTTTCTATacagttttaatttaaattgaacATGACATACTGTAAGCCTTGATTCAACATCTAAAATTGGGGTTAGATGTTTTTCAGTATATATCCAGGCTAGAGATACTGTAGATCTATTAGCTGTTTAAACTCTTATGTTCTTGAGTGTTGAGAATGTAGCAGGAAACCAACATGAGAAGATAAGTCCAGAAAACATCACCCGGATTCTGGACGAGCTTCTCGAGGGCTACGACAACCGACTGCGTCCAGGATCAGGAGGTGTTTCTCTATTCCTCGATTTGTTGATTATAAATCTAGCTCATGATTATCTCCAGCTTGTGCGCATTAGTCGACTTGAGTCTTTATTTAAGTAACTCTTTTCAAAATATACTTTAAGAAAAAGTCTTAGTGTAGAGTTCTTGATGaatatatctaaaaaaattcaaactgtattatgcttttatttatgtaatcatTACTGTGTTCATTACTGAACTTCAGAAAAATCAGTGCTGATTCAATCTTTTGCGCTGATTCAATTTTCTTGAGTGTTTCTTATTTTATACCCAACATTAATTTAATATGCTTTGTTATTAAATGCACACTGATCATCCATAGTATTATATCACAAAATTGTTAAGGCCATTTATgtttaggttccccttgtgccactggaGCAGCATTGAACTGGTCATCAGGTCATGACTCCGTAAGATCTCCAGGGATGTGATGTGGTGTCTGGTGTGGTGTTGGCAGtgttggcagtggatccttCGGGTGCTGTGGATGGTTGGGtgggattggacttgtttgtctggcacatCCTATAGGTGTTcaatcggattgggatctgggtgTTTCGGAGGCTGGGTCGGCAGCCTTGGACTCTTTGCCTGCAGGATGACGTGTGTGGCGAGCTGTGGTGCTCTGGTGCCTTTTGATTGTAGCCAGTAGTAACATTTTACCTTGGTTTGTTCCCTCGGGTGTCCATGATTCTGCCACTTGTTTACTTCtacataattgataatcaatgtttatGTGTCAATGCTATGTCTGATCAGTGTATCctcaaaaagataaaaagtgaaATCTTTCTAACAGACTGTTTAATATTTGCACTGCATTAGtcatactttaatttttttaaataaacaatttaggttttttgcttttaatcactgtttttttgtttcatctgtAGGTTTTGTCACTGAAGTCAAAACAGATATATTTGTGACCAGTTTTGGACCCGTGTCAGATGTTGAAATGGTAAGAGAAAACATATTtgacagtatacagtatattttatgtttcattCATTGAATCAGCTCTGATATGCTTTATAATATGAGCAGTAAATCAGTAGTTTGTTATTCGTCTAAATATTAAGAATGGAGCTCTAAGTTAAAAGGTGACATTTTCAAACACAGACTTCATACATGATTTTAACTGTGCAGCTGCAAATCCTCATATTtccaaacattaaaatgtgcttATGTCCCCCAACCAAGGAGTAAATGTCTCATAAATTGAACTCATTAGTCAGTATGCATGCATATGCCTCCTGTATTTAAGGAGCAGCTCAgtggaaaattaaatttacataCTTTAGGCCAGATGTAGTTAATCAGCGCAGGACATGTTTGGTGTCTTATATTTGTTTCATTAGTTTTGCACTGGAGCTACGATGTTAAAGAAGTAATTAATGTACTACTGTATCATCATTTATTAAAGTAGGACTTGCATGAACATGCAATCATCTTTACTAGTTGACTATTAGTTCCAAAAAGTATGTGATTAGTCAAATTGGAAAATGTTTCAGGATAAATTGCTTGTTTTGTGCAGCGAAGAACACTTTACAGTAATCAATTTAGAAGCTTCACTGATTTTTTGCCCACACATTTAGCGAcagaattaaagaaataaacaggtAATATACTGTACGTGCCAAATAATTACCAATATGGGATTTACATTCGACCAAAACCGattggtattggtgctaaaaagtgtttcACCTaggtgtagtgtccgtaacttttaaaaaattcagaTCTTTCATGGATCTTGACTGTTATTCAGATTAAACTTGGCAGATTTAGGTTACAAAAGGAAAGACatgaacctgaaaaagtgtattattataaatgaaaaattgttaagatattgcaacatgcaaatttaaataatttgtagaactttgagatttgcttcaaatataaagtggattataaataaaaatgtattattattattattattattattattattattattattatcacataaatttgacatggttacagactcTACAGATTTGTTTTGGAAAAAATcctgaattttgttttaattagttttaatttaagcaacatcttttacaggtcatatgcttaaAGACGCTTACACCAATTTAAGTATAAATTTTTAGAAAGAACTATtgatcatttgcattttaaatgattattgtttaaagcaaGACAGTATAAAGCTGAAAAATGGCCATGTTTGGGCCACATATAAAATAGTCTTGAAGTagtagatgaatgaatgatgaataaaatgtctctgatgagcaaaccaagggtgacggcgacagtggcaaggaaaaactccctgagatggcaataggaagaaaccttgagaggaaccagactcaacagggaacccatcctcatttgggtgataacagacagaaataacatcatgtgtgttatgcaggtgaaagttcaatataacagaagttgtgtagattaacatgaagtccagttcagcacagggagtcagtaggtacagagggcagatggggtctggatcactgggagcacaggagcaggatgtgtagctccaaccataataaggcagaatccagctggagctggtccttctctggatgcctcaggatcctcgcagggttggcctttgtctactgaagctggtacaatctccagatgcctcaggatgggtagaaaaatacagaacagatggagagaattagcgtagttgccattcaggataggtgtactggagtatgaggttatgggatacgagttacgtgtatgccagattaaagagatgcgtcttgagtctacttttaaactgggaaactgtgtctgagccccaaacactgtctggaaggctattccaaagctttggagctatgAAAATGCCccacccccttttgtagattttgaaattctggaaaCTAAATGATCTTGTGCTTCTGTACTACACATCAGACATCATCAGACGCCAGACATATCTTTTGAATCAAGATTTTtagtttctgctttttttttttttttgcattccaGTGTTTAAGATAATTTTATGATGTATGCTTTCACACAGGATTTCACCATGGACATGTTTTTCCGTCAAATGTGGGTGGACGAGAGGCTAGTGTTCAACGGTCCTATTGAGATTCTGCGCTTAAACAACCGCATAGTGGACAAGATTTGGACTCCGGACACATTTTTCCACAATTCGAAAAAATCCTCATCTCACAACATGACAACACCTAACAAGCTGTTCCGCATCATGCAGAACGGCACCGTCTTCTACACCATGAggtgcatttatactgtatagaaataaaaattcttgTAAAAATCACTGGTTGCCTTCATTTTCACTGTATACACATTTCTATTTCAGGCTGACTGTGAGGGCAGACTGTCCCATGATGCTAATTGATTTTCCAATGGATACCCATATTTGTCCTCTCAGTTTTGGAAGCTGTGAGTTTTTCAATCATTTTCACAAtcacattcatatatatatatattttttttttattttttttttatatatattgcttGTATGCTTTTCCATATATATTGTTTCTATATATTCTTGTTGGTTTAGCATTGCActagtatctatctatctatctatctatctatctatctatctatctatctatctatctatctatctatctatctatctatctatctatctatccacagtatctattcatccatccatcagtccattcatatacagtatatatccatATGTCTACCGTCcgcacatccatccatccatccatccacacatCCACGCATCCACCTATCCAAATATCTATCTGTTTGTTTATCCATCCGTTtgttcatctatctatctatctatctatctatctatctatctatctatctatctatctatctatccctgtttgtttatctatctatctatctatctatctatctatctatctatctatctatctatctatctatctatctatctatctatctatctacccctgtttgtttatctatctatctatctatctatctatctatctatctgtctgtccatctatctatctatctatctatctatctatctatctatctatctatctatctatctatctatctatctatctagccacagtatctattcatccatccatccatccatccatccatatatatATCCATCTGTCTACCCGTCcacaaatccatccatccatccatccatccattcacccATCCACGCATCCACCCATCCCAAAatctatctgtttgtttgtctgtcgaaccatccatctgtccatccgtttgcacatctatctatctatctatctatctatctatctatctatctatctatctatctatctatctatctatctatctaattctCATaagtgtttttgactttttgatCTTGTTGCTATTTTGTGTTTCCACTATAGATGCTTATACCAGCAGTGAGATTATGTACACATGGAGGAAAGGTCTGGAGAAGTCTGTAGAAATCCCTCCAGAGTCCTCAAACTTACTGCAGTATGACCTAATCGGAAAGACGCTTTCCAGCAAAATACGCAAGATCAATACaggtagcaaaaaaaaaaaaaaaaaagtaataataaataaataaaaatgtgttaaatatgctAGAATTTGAGgtggttacattttaaagttcCCCCATAATCCTGTAGGTGGCATGGTCTATGCTCTCATTCATTGGCAGACAGCACAGCATCTTGTGTGGTAGTAGTAGAATACTCGCTGagtttgttatttgtttgttacaAATTAGTTTATTTGTGATATTAATTAAATCCTGACACTTTTAGAATCACAATACAGCAGCTGATAGTCTCTGGTGATTCCTATTcctaatatatacacatacatgttTGGGCATGACTTATATTACAATACAGTGTACTTGCATCATAACTATTCACCCCCTATAAACTAGCCCAGTGTACAACCTGAAACTGAAATGGACTACACTAAACATACCATTATATTTCAGAGGGACAGAAAAAATCAGgatagtttgtttaaaaaaataaaaatcaactaAAGTGATCAGTGATTGCATAATTATTCACCCCTCCGATGTGAAACATTAAAATAAGCATGGCAGAAGTCACATTATTAGTTAAATAGAgtactgtagatgtgtgtgaaaataaaatcatctcaTATGATCCTGATATAAATACCCCAAAATACTGTGACTGGGTAATGAGGGCTATAATTAGAAAGCAATCAAAAGGCTAGGGTTAAGTCAGCAAGATGCTACCACCATCATGCTTCTTATAGAGGATGAAAACAATGGTGGGTGACATTGCAGCTCTGCAGGTAGCGTTGCTGGCTCACAGCTCCAGGATCTCTGGTTTAATCCTGAGCAGTCTGTGTGGTTTCTCATGTTCTCCTTTGTATCTGTCAGAGTTACTTCAAGTCCCCTCCCAAAAACATGCTGGAAGGTGGATTGGATAATCGAAtaagtgtgtggatgtgtgtgcctAGTGGACTATTTCCCCATTATGGGTGGATTCTTACCTTGTGCCCAGTGTTCAAAAGACAGGCTCTGGATCCACTACCACCCTCATCAGAATAAAGTCATTACTGAATATAAATTAACAACGCTAGACTTTGTAATCACTGACTGAAATGTTAACTTGACTGATTTCTGGTATTATTGGACTGTTTCGGCCCACTTTGGATAAAAGCAATCTCTAACTGAGTTAATGCAGATGTATTTGCCATGGTAATGGTCAGCTTCTTCCCCCGAGTTTCAATTTAAGGTGCTTAACTGGTCAGGGCTAATTCATGCTGTCATCTGTCTTTAAAAAGAACACTAAAGGATAAAGCCTATTCCAGGCTCTCAGGCCATTGAGGAAGAGCCCAGGAGGAGGAGATTTATAGGTAGGTAAAAAGCAGTGTCCCCCTGCTGAGAAGCCATCAACATCACTGTGGCACAGGATCCAGCTTGGGCCTGAAAGGCAGCACTGTGGCCTAGTTAACAAATCAGAAAGGGCATACAGAGCTCCACCGTCCTTCATTTATTTTCCGTGATTTTAGGTTACTGAAACCGATTGGAAGATATACAGAGTCTCAATCTGTTGCATAGCATccacatttaaaatacaatattgtttgcTTCTAATATATATGTGATAAAAATGTGGTCCGATATTGTCTGGAACATTAAAAATGACCCTCAGCatcttttaattataataaatacaatgtttcATACAACCATCTAAAGATTATAAGCGCTTTGATGTTTGAACTATATTAATgaatcatattaaataaatttgcaataCATTTCCAGGACCTTTCAAGAATATTTCCTTAATTGCCCAAACTCTCTAATTCTATGTTCATATATCATAATACAAAGTTCAGCATTAGATCGAACATGTCCTCTTTATACATATTGTGTGTTTCTGGAAAAATCCTTCTGTCTTTCAGGCCAATATTCTGTCAAGATGGTTCATTTTATTCTCCAAAGGAAACTCGGCTATCATTTGATCCAAACCTATATCCCTCTCATCATGGTGGTCGTCCTTTCCCAAGTGTCGTTCTGGATCAACAAGGAGTCTGTGCCTGCTCGAACTGTGGCCGGTAGGAAAAATTAAAGTTGCTTGAATGTGATgtaatgagctttaaatgaaacatgtttcacaattatttatttttaaacaatttaacatatttcccaattattgaatttattaatattaatatatatatattttttaaaagtgactCAATCAATGTGATTCTAATGTGGAGAGTGATTTTAAAGGACAAAAATCTGACATAAAAATGGTGATTTAATGATGCAGTTgaaggattatatatatatatatatatatatatttttttttttctgttgtaacaaatttcattttctgtttaatttctGCAATACCCAATCATCATGCATTAAACAATCAGGGAAGaagcaattattattaatttaggtTTTATTGGTGGGGAATATTGCACATTTacatatatactttataaaCTGTTAGAGATAATGTCCGTGCGTCACTTCCTCCTCCGGATCTGCAGAGGATGCTGTTCATGCATCAAAAGACTTTAAACATTCTGCACACGACCCAATGACAAGTGCAAGCTGTGGTTTTAAAATCCAGAGGTGGAGAGATAAGGAAAATTGGTGGTTTCTCTCAACAAATGATTATTTAGATGATGTAATCAGTGCAATGCAGGTGATCATATTAATCATAATCCAAATGACAATCAATATTGTAATTAGACATGCTTTATAGCTgagaatgttttaaatttttaagcaaacaaacaaacaaacaaacaaacatataataataataataacaaaataataataataacaaaataataataacaataataaaacaacaacaacaacaacaacaacaacaataataaaacaacaacaacaacaacaacaataataataataataataatatagttatGCAGAACAAATAACACTAAATGAGTTTATTCACCTTCAGTAAGTACTTTAGGAAGTAGATTTAGAGCCTACCCCAGGAACTTTGGGTGGATATCATGGATACACCAgtgcactttcacacacactttcacattctCATCCACACCTAGCAGCAATTTAGAGTGAGCAGTACACCTACCAGCAGCCCCGCAGCATATTAAATAAGCATATAGAAAGTAGTTCTGTATTGAGCAAACAATAATTTGTTCTTCGAATGTTTCCTCAAAGGGACAATCTATATAACAGTTTTGGTgtgttaaaacttttaaactaaaagttctttttttgttcccaAGTGAAATACAGTTATTTGGTTTGGTTTTGCAGAATCGCATTTATAAATATgtgtatattatacagtactgtgtgaaAGTTTTCGACATTAAAGtaagaatgttttaaaaatagaagCCTTGAtaccttattttttattaaataatgaaatgagaAGTAAATGAACAGAACAGAAATCCAAATCAAATCAGTATTTGTTGTGACCGTCCTTTCCCTGTAAACCAGAATGGCCATCAATTCTTCTAGGTCACTTGCACACAGAAACTCGGCAGGTAGGTTGTTCCAGACATCTTGGAGAACTAACCCCAGATCTTCCATGGAGGTGTGCTGCCGCGAACTCTTCTGTCTCTTCATGTTATCCAAGACGGACTTAATGACGTTGAGATTAGGGCTCTGTGAGGCCATACCATCACTTCCAGGACTCCTTGTTCTTCTCTAAGCTAAAGATAGTTCTTAATGACATTGGCTGTATGTTTGTCCTCCTGCAGAATAACTTTCAGGCCAAACAGACGTCTCCCTGATGGTATTGCATGATATGATGGATAAGCAtctgcctgtactgtatatctcagCATTGAGGACACCATTAATCATGAACAAATCTCAGATTACATTTGCCAAACTTGTAAGGAACCTTCATCATGCTTCACCGTTGCCACTGTAGACACCCATTATTGTACCGATCTTGTACCTAGTTCTTATCTTATGTATTTGAGTCTCTTAGCCTCGTTTCCATGTTGGAGGTGTGGGTTTTAGGCTGCAATTCTTCCATAAAACACCACTTCTGGCCAGACTTCTCATCCACACAGTAGAAGGGTGTACCTGTGTCCCACTGGTTTCTGCCAGCTCTTTGCTAATGGCACAGCTGGACTTCTTTCAGTGTCAAAGGGTAGTAAGCATgatttttctttcatctttcatGTTCAAAATAGCTTGAACAGCACATCTTGAAAGCCCAGTCTGCTTTGAAATCACTGCCTGGGAGAGACCTTGCTGACTTTCTGTCTTGTTGCTCAGTCTTGCCATGATGTATGATTTGTGACATGAAACTGGGTTCCTCAGCCTCACCTTAATATCATCTTAGTTTGGCTTTTCCTTACCTAGTTTTAAGCCTCCTACACAGCTAATTCAATTATCTCAGTTAGTGACTGTATTTCCAACTACATATGAATTTTATGATTATTAGCACCTGCTTGGTAAAACTGGTTACTGACTCTGATCCTACAAAATCCCTGActttgtgcaaatgtgcaagtataaaaatgtatgcTGGTTTGAAGCCAAAGTATAGTTAcaccatacagtacattgatttgatttagattttttttttctgtatgctAACTTGGCATTTTGTTAATTGATTTAAAACAATTGgttgctccagaccagcaaactgataaaacgtctgcttttatagaggtctgcacacctggtGATGAATAATTAACttagggctgatgattagcaatATCCTTAAATCTTGTAGGAGCAGTGAGGGTGCGAAAGGCCAACAAAATATtagtgtctaaaaatagaaacttttatacattgtaaatgtattacatgttatgtgaaatatttcaagccagttttttttttgttttgattaggATAATTTCCACCAAGAGAATGAGCCTCAGAAGGTGCTGAATCGATTCATATTgatagaaagttttctatgGCAGGAGCATTTTCACAAGCAAACATGCGCAACCACAGCCTTAAGATAATTGTTAAGCAAAGCTGATTTAAGTGTGGAGAACTTCCCTCGTAGTGGAGTGAGGCTGGCATCAGCGCATCAAGAGCCACCGTGCACAGGTGTCTCCAGgagatgggctacaactgtgCCGTTCCTAGAATCAAGCCACTCTTGACTCAGAGATAATGTCAGAGGTGTCTTACAGTACCTGGGttaaggacaaaaaggactggactaTTGTTTAGTGGTCTAAAgtcttctttttaaatgaaagtaaattttgcagtCCATTTGGAAATCAAGATCCCGAATCTGGAGGAAGAgcggagaggcacagaatccagtgtgaagtttccacagtcggTGATGgtttggggtgccatgtcatctgctggtttTAGTCCATAGTCttgtcaagaggaagatgagaaacacctaACAGAACAATACAggcctcagcagtgccacaggcagGTTGCCTCCATGCCATTCCACATTGAGCAAAAAATTTGCAAATAGAAAGTATCGAGTGGATAAATTAACATAATCGTTCAGAATTTCTGcattgtaaatccttttttgattgatattagggaaacatttaaata belongs to Clarias gariepinus isolate MV-2021 ecotype Netherlands chromosome 2, CGAR_prim_01v2, whole genome shotgun sequence and includes:
- the gabra6a gene encoding gamma-aminobutyric acid receptor subunit alpha-6a, with the protein product MDKMLGLLFVINIISLSVENVAGNQHEKISPENITRILDELLEGYDNRLRPGSGGFVTEVKTDIFVTSFGPVSDVEMDFTMDMFFRQMWVDERLVFNGPIEILRLNNRIVDKIWTPDTFFHNSKKSSSHNMTTPNKLFRIMQNGTVFYTMRLTVRADCPMMLIDFPMDTHICPLSFGSYAYTSSEIMYTWRKGLEKSVEIPPESSNLLQYDLIGKTLSSKIRKINTGQYSVKMVHFILQRKLGYHLIQTYIPLIMVVVLSQVSFWINKESVPARTVAGVTTVLTMTTLSISARSSLPKVAYATAMDWFIAVCFAFVASALVEFAAVNYFATLEANRMRRRLSRASVLESIADQSDDEDESTISETSAGERQRRRMNSVSEAPKMRLPIFLQQGSAIPPNITLAGPSIIDEYARVLFPLAFALFNVIYWYIYLSKNTVEKLRETD